One genomic window of Leptotrichia shahii includes the following:
- a CDS encoding glutamine synthetase III family protein, with protein sequence MENAMKSFGENVFRDSNLKKRVSKEVFKEFKASQLGKTELSKEAAEVIANAIKDWATKRGATHYCHWFQPLTDLTAEKHDSFLEPTESEELIYKFSGSNLIKGEPDASSFPNGGLRSTFEARGYTIWDTSSYPFIRENKNGVTLYIPTAFISFTGEALDKKVPLLRTMKYINEQALRVLRALGNTTSKHVFNTLGVEQEYFLVKKELFEARDDLLLTGRTLFGAPAPKGQELNDHYFGKIKDKVINFMSDVDVELWKLGIPSKTRHNEVAPNQFEVAPLFSVANLASDQNQIIMETIEKTALKHGLVALLHEKPFDGVNGSGKHNNWSLGTDDGKNLFSPGKDPKTNTNFLIFASAVIESVDRYYPMLRYSTATATNDHRLGGHEAPPAIISIFLGEELTTILDNIANKKDAPVSEASEVNLSVDVLPTFSMDSGDRNRTSPFAFTGNKFEFRMPGSSSTPATTAAVINAVVGKVLSEYAEKLEKATERTLPKIINEIIANAYKKHHRIIFNGNGYSEEWVKEAKKRGLTNEVSANTALRKMVDPEILELVDGIGMLSEQESLARYNAYAERYVKQLTIESRTFIDIVNKNILPSALKFANLLADHIEKNSKYGKAFIKEQEELLKDVLSNVTALRKETKSLEKEIARVSNEEDLPKQTDLAKEKLVSGLEALRVPCDNLEKVIDKDLWKFPTYTDLLFKL encoded by the coding sequence ATGGAAAATGCTATGAAAAGTTTTGGAGAAAATGTCTTCAGAGACAGCAACCTTAAAAAAAGAGTTTCCAAAGAAGTTTTCAAAGAATTTAAAGCATCGCAACTGGGAAAAACAGAATTGTCAAAAGAAGCTGCAGAAGTAATTGCAAATGCGATAAAAGACTGGGCAACTAAAAGGGGAGCAACTCACTACTGCCACTGGTTTCAGCCGCTAACAGACTTGACAGCTGAAAAACACGACTCATTTTTGGAACCAACAGAAAGTGAAGAATTAATTTACAAATTTTCAGGAAGCAATTTGATAAAAGGTGAGCCTGATGCTTCATCATTTCCAAATGGAGGACTTCGTAGCACATTTGAAGCAAGAGGATATACAATTTGGGACACAAGTTCATATCCATTCATAAGAGAAAATAAAAATGGAGTTACATTATATATTCCAACCGCCTTTATTTCATTTACAGGTGAAGCGCTGGATAAGAAAGTTCCTTTGCTAAGAACAATGAAGTATATAAATGAGCAGGCTTTAAGAGTGCTAAGGGCATTGGGAAATACAACTTCAAAGCATGTATTTAACACACTTGGAGTTGAACAGGAATATTTCTTGGTTAAAAAAGAATTGTTTGAAGCAAGGGATGATTTACTTCTGACTGGGAGAACATTGTTCGGAGCTCCAGCACCAAAAGGTCAAGAATTGAACGACCATTACTTCGGGAAAATCAAAGATAAAGTTATAAACTTTATGAGCGATGTCGATGTGGAACTTTGGAAATTAGGAATTCCATCAAAAACTAGACATAACGAAGTTGCGCCAAACCAATTTGAAGTAGCGCCATTGTTTTCAGTTGCAAACTTGGCTTCAGACCAGAACCAGATTATAATGGAGACAATCGAGAAAACTGCATTAAAACACGGATTAGTCGCATTACTTCACGAAAAACCTTTTGACGGCGTAAATGGTTCAGGAAAACATAACAACTGGTCGCTTGGAACAGATGACGGAAAGAACTTGTTTAGCCCTGGAAAAGATCCTAAGACAAATACAAACTTCCTAATCTTTGCATCTGCAGTAATTGAATCTGTTGACAGGTATTATCCAATGCTGAGATATTCAACTGCAACTGCTACAAACGACCATAGACTTGGAGGGCATGAAGCACCGCCAGCAATTATTTCAATCTTCCTAGGTGAAGAATTGACAACAATTTTAGACAACATTGCAAACAAAAAAGATGCACCTGTGTCAGAAGCTTCAGAAGTAAACTTGTCAGTTGATGTGCTTCCAACATTCAGCATGGATTCAGGAGATAGAAATAGAACTTCACCTTTTGCCTTCACAGGAAACAAATTTGAATTTAGGATGCCAGGTTCAAGCTCAACTCCGGCAACAACAGCGGCGGTAATAAATGCCGTGGTAGGAAAAGTGCTGTCTGAATATGCTGAAAAGCTTGAAAAAGCAACAGAGAGAACTTTACCAAAAATAATAAATGAAATCATTGCAAATGCCTACAAAAAACACCACAGAATTATTTTCAACGGTAACGGATATAGCGAAGAATGGGTTAAGGAAGCCAAAAAAAGAGGACTTACAAACGAAGTTTCCGCAAACACAGCACTTAGGAAAATGGTTGACCCAGAAATTCTGGAATTAGTAGACGGAATCGGAATGTTGTCAGAACAAGAATCATTAGCAAGATACAACGCTTATGCTGAAAGATATGTAAAGCAGCTTACTATCGAATCAAGAACATTCATTGACATTGTAAACAAAAACATCCTGCCGTCAGCTCTAAAATTTGCGAACCTGTTGGCAGACCATATTGAAAAAAATTCAAAATACGGAAAAGCCTTTATAAAAGAGCAGGAAGAATTGTTAAAAGATGTTTTGTCAAATGTGACAGCATTAAGAAAAGAAACAAAATCGCTTGAAAAAGAAATTGCAAGAGTTTCAAACGAAGAAGATTTACCTAAACAAACTGATTTAGCAAAAGAAAAATTAGTATCAGGACTTGAAGCATTGAGAGTTCCTTGCGATAATTTGGAAAAAGTTATTGATAAAGACTTATGGAAATTCCCAACTTATACTGACTTATTATTTAAATTATAA
- the gltB gene encoding glutamate synthase large subunit — protein sequence MDNNIQNVKLQKYELSKNSLYEPYFEKDNCGMGFIANIDNKKTNQIVKGGIRILAGLEHRGAEGYDSETGDGAGLLFEVPHEFFAEIVPNLPEFGDYGVGNIFFPTVKEEFEKIKSIIEETVKNSKDEILTWREVPIKRDAVGVQAQSTMPSVWQIFVKRVNSSKDDFEKNLYILRRKIENAVKKANCDTEDKFYITKLSSKSIVYKGLVKPDQIENFYIDLQSKKLVSSYCLVHQRFSTNTFPAWKLAHPFRFLAHNGEINTVKGNVNWMKAREITLSSPNYEDIKELFPVNDEGWSDSANLDAVIELLVFSGKTLMEAISILVPAAWEKDHTKSEDLKAFYDYYSGLMEAWDGPAAMIMTDSRYLVAKLDRNGLRPLRYILTDDNQMLVGSEVGTLPIKPENIVQSGRVKPGKVFVIDLEEKKLYKDDEVNEKVLNGTDFKKLIKDKKNVNDLMKEANFNYNKTRDLDDIYNKLKLFSYSREDLHILISRMAITGQEPLGSMGNDAALSIFAEKPKLLYSYFKQLFAQVTNPPIDPIRESFVMSLRTQLYRKANILEEVPEAGETVVLDSPIMDNKTMEFLKNYERNGKKPFVLDITFKPTENLEERLDKIFKLAEDAIDSGVKSIILSDRNADTENVAIPALLAVAGLHHYLIRNKKRNEIDILVETGEAREIMHFALLIGYGATAINPYLALDSIEYMVKNKLYLNADESEIKNLQYNYLKAQKKSILKTMSKMGISTVDSYRGAQIFEAVGLSTELVKKYFTGTVSRIEGLTIKTLEDEVLNNFDDAIDSINLGDEALYVDGEYSWMKEGTNRILTPDAISKVQDAANRNDYSTYKEFAKLVNDQSQHLLTIRGMLKFHSDRKPVSIDKVEPVEAIMRRFVTGAMSFGSISKEAHEAIARALNTIGGRSNCGEGGEDPKRFLDNRRSATKQIASGRFGVTTDYLVNADELQIKMAQGAKPGEGGQLPGFKVNKEIGATRHTTPGISLISPPPHHDIYSIEDLAQLIFDLKNVNEKARISVKLVSEAGVGVVASGVAKAKSEMILISGHDGGTGASPLSSIKHAGLPWELGLSEAHQILKEHKLRSRVTLQVDGKLKTGRDLVIGAILGAEEFGFATMPLVILGCIMMRKCHTNMCPVGVATQSEELRKKFTGQYENIIRYFRFISQEAREIMAELGVTQLSELIGKADEFLEVSKTPKLEKVKNVNLEKILYTDKNSESPNVKTQNQDFKMENIIDRKLIKLAKATFESDKNNVQKTVINEKIENFDRSFGAMLSGEVARTFGGYTLEDDTITLNLEGIGGQSFGVFGAKGITYNLTGQSNDYIGKGLFGAKIIIKKPEVSKYEADENIIGGNAILYGAIRGEAYLNGVAGERFCVRNSGAVAVVEGVGDHGCEYMTGGRAIVLGETGKNFAAGMSGGIAYVYDKNNTFEKNLNKEMVDFDELNEVYENEIKTYVKKHFNYTGSAIAKEILNNWEAEKQNFKVVIAPEFKEIFERGEA from the coding sequence TTGGATAATAACATTCAAAATGTAAAATTGCAAAAATATGAGCTTTCTAAAAATTCACTTTATGAGCCATATTTTGAAAAAGACAATTGCGGTATGGGATTTATCGCAAATATTGACAATAAGAAAACTAATCAGATAGTAAAAGGCGGAATAAGAATTTTAGCGGGATTAGAACATCGTGGAGCAGAAGGATATGACTCGGAAACAGGAGATGGAGCAGGGCTTTTATTTGAAGTTCCCCACGAATTTTTTGCAGAAATAGTTCCAAATCTTCCAGAATTTGGAGATTATGGAGTTGGAAACATATTTTTCCCAACTGTAAAAGAAGAATTTGAAAAAATAAAATCTATTATTGAAGAAACTGTAAAAAACTCAAAAGATGAAATTTTAACTTGGAGAGAAGTTCCAATTAAAAGAGATGCCGTAGGAGTTCAAGCACAATCTACAATGCCATCTGTCTGGCAGATTTTTGTAAAAAGAGTAAATTCATCAAAAGATGATTTTGAAAAAAATCTTTATATTTTGAGAAGAAAAATTGAAAATGCTGTAAAAAAGGCAAACTGCGATACTGAAGATAAATTTTACATAACAAAATTATCTTCAAAATCAATAGTTTATAAAGGTCTAGTAAAACCTGACCAGATTGAAAACTTCTATATTGACTTGCAATCAAAAAAACTTGTAAGCTCATATTGCTTAGTTCACCAAAGATTCAGTACAAACACTTTTCCAGCGTGGAAACTTGCACATCCATTCAGATTTTTGGCACACAATGGGGAAATTAATACGGTAAAAGGGAATGTAAACTGGATGAAAGCCAGAGAAATTACACTATCTTCGCCTAACTATGAAGATATAAAAGAATTATTTCCTGTAAATGATGAAGGGTGGTCGGATTCAGCTAATCTTGATGCCGTTATTGAACTTCTTGTATTTTCTGGAAAAACTTTGATGGAAGCAATTTCAATTTTAGTTCCTGCGGCTTGGGAGAAAGATCATACTAAATCTGAAGATTTAAAAGCGTTTTATGACTATTATTCAGGATTAATGGAAGCTTGGGACGGACCTGCAGCCATGATTATGACTGATTCCAGATATTTGGTTGCAAAACTTGATAGAAACGGGCTTAGACCGCTTAGATATATTTTGACTGATGACAATCAGATGTTAGTTGGTTCTGAAGTTGGAACTTTGCCAATTAAACCTGAAAATATTGTTCAAAGTGGAAGAGTTAAACCTGGAAAAGTTTTTGTAATTGACCTGGAAGAGAAAAAATTGTATAAAGATGACGAAGTTAATGAAAAAGTTTTAAATGGAACAGATTTTAAAAAATTGATTAAAGATAAGAAAAATGTAAATGACTTGATGAAGGAAGCTAATTTTAACTATAACAAAACTAGAGATTTAGATGACATTTACAACAAATTAAAATTATTTAGCTATTCAAGGGAAGATTTGCACATCTTAATTTCAAGAATGGCTATAACTGGGCAAGAACCACTTGGTTCAATGGGAAATGATGCAGCACTTTCTATTTTTGCCGAGAAGCCAAAATTGCTTTACAGCTACTTTAAACAATTGTTTGCGCAAGTAACAAATCCTCCAATTGACCCAATTAGAGAAAGTTTTGTTATGTCGCTTAGAACACAGCTTTACAGAAAAGCAAATATTTTGGAAGAAGTTCCTGAAGCTGGGGAAACTGTGGTTTTAGATTCTCCAATCATGGACAATAAAACTATGGAATTTTTGAAAAATTATGAAAGAAATGGTAAGAAGCCTTTTGTTTTAGATATAACTTTCAAGCCAACTGAAAACTTGGAAGAAAGACTGGATAAGATATTTAAGCTTGCTGAAGATGCAATTGATAGCGGAGTGAAATCAATTATTTTATCTGACAGAAATGCGGATACTGAAAATGTCGCAATTCCAGCCTTACTTGCTGTTGCTGGGCTTCATCACTATTTAATTAGAAACAAAAAACGAAATGAAATTGATATTTTGGTAGAAACTGGAGAAGCTAGGGAAATTATGCATTTTGCATTGCTGATTGGATACGGTGCAACTGCGATTAATCCTTACTTGGCACTTGATTCAATTGAATATATGGTAAAAAATAAACTTTACTTGAATGCCGATGAATCTGAAATAAAAAATTTGCAATACAACTATTTGAAAGCTCAGAAAAAATCAATCTTGAAAACTATGTCAAAAATGGGAATTTCAACTGTTGACAGTTACAGAGGAGCACAAATTTTTGAAGCTGTTGGATTGTCAACTGAATTAGTAAAAAAATATTTCACAGGAACTGTTTCAAGAATCGAAGGACTTACAATTAAAACATTGGAAGATGAAGTCCTAAATAACTTTGATGATGCTATTGATTCAATTAATCTTGGTGATGAAGCACTTTATGTGGATGGAGAATATTCTTGGATGAAAGAAGGAACGAACAGAATTCTTACTCCTGATGCAATTTCAAAAGTTCAAGATGCGGCAAATAGAAATGATTATAGCACTTATAAGGAATTTGCAAAACTTGTGAATGACCAAAGTCAGCATTTGCTTACAATAAGAGGAATGCTAAAATTCCATTCTGATAGAAAACCTGTTTCAATTGACAAAGTTGAGCCAGTTGAAGCAATTATGAGAAGATTTGTTACTGGAGCAATGTCATTTGGTTCAATCTCAAAAGAAGCTCACGAGGCGATTGCAAGAGCATTAAATACAATCGGTGGTCGTTCTAACTGCGGAGAAGGTGGAGAAGATCCTAAAAGATTTCTGGATAATAGAAGAAGTGCTACAAAGCAAATTGCATCTGGAAGATTTGGAGTTACAACGGATTACTTGGTAAATGCCGACGAGCTGCAAATTAAGATGGCTCAAGGAGCAAAACCTGGAGAAGGTGGACAGCTGCCTGGATTTAAAGTTAATAAGGAAATTGGAGCTACTCGTCATACAACACCTGGAATTAGCTTAATTTCTCCACCACCACACCACGATATTTACTCAATCGAAGATTTGGCACAACTAATTTTTGACTTGAAAAATGTAAATGAAAAAGCTAGAATTAGCGTTAAATTAGTATCTGAAGCTGGAGTTGGAGTCGTTGCTTCTGGAGTTGCTAAAGCAAAATCTGAAATGATTTTAATTTCTGGACATGACGGAGGAACTGGAGCATCTCCTCTATCTTCAATTAAACATGCTGGATTACCTTGGGAATTAGGACTTTCTGAAGCTCACCAGATTTTAAAGGAACACAAATTGAGAAGCAGAGTTACCCTTCAAGTTGACGGGAAATTAAAAACTGGTAGAGATTTAGTAATTGGAGCGATTTTAGGAGCTGAAGAATTTGGATTTGCGACAATGCCGCTTGTAATTTTAGGATGTATTATGATGAGAAAATGTCATACAAATATGTGTCCAGTTGGAGTTGCAACTCAATCTGAAGAACTTCGTAAGAAATTTACTGGACAATATGAAAATATCATCAGATACTTTAGATTTATTTCACAGGAAGCAAGAGAAATTATGGCTGAACTTGGAGTTACACAACTTAGTGAATTAATTGGAAAAGCTGATGAATTCTTGGAAGTTTCTAAAACTCCAAAATTAGAAAAAGTTAAAAATGTAAACCTTGAAAAAATTCTTTATACTGACAAGAATAGTGAAAGTCCAAATGTAAAAACTCAAAATCAAGACTTTAAAATGGAAAATATAATTGACAGAAAATTAATTAAGCTTGCTAAAGCAACTTTTGAAAGTGATAAAAATAATGTTCAAAAAACTGTAATTAATGAAAAAATTGAAAACTTTGACAGAAGTTTCGGAGCGATGTTAAGTGGAGAAGTGGCTAGAACATTTGGTGGATACACACTTGAAGATGATACAATTACGCTAAACTTGGAAGGAATTGGTGGACAAAGTTTTGGGGTGTTTGGAGCAAAAGGTATAACTTATAACTTGACTGGACAATCAAACGATTACATCGGAAAAGGACTGTTTGGAGCAAAGATTATTATTAAAAAACCTGAAGTTTCTAAATACGAGGCAGATGAAAATATAATTGGAGGAAATGCCATTTTATACGGTGCAATTAGAGGAGAAGCTTATTTAAACGGAGTTGCTGGAGAAAGATTCTGTGTTAGAAACTCTGGAGCGGTTGCTGTTGTAGAAGGTGTCGGAGATCACGGCTGTGAATATATGACTGGAGGTCGTGCTATTGTTTTAGGAGAAACTGGGAAAAACTTTGCTGCTGGTATGAGCGGTGGAATTGCTTATGTTTATGATAAAAACAACACTTTTGAGAAAAATTTGAATAAAGAAATGGTCGATTTTGACGAACTTAACGAAGTTTACGAAAATGAAATAAAAACTTATGTGAAAAAACACTTTAATTATACAGGAAGTGCCATTGCAAAGGAAATTTTAAATAATTGGGAAGCTGAAAAACAAAACTTTAAAGTTGTTATTGCACCTGAATTTAAAGAAATATTTGAGAGAGGTGAGGCTTAA
- a CDS encoding glutamate synthase subunit beta produces MGKLGGFLEIHREEKKIREISDRIKDFNEIDIPLNDEYIETQAARCMDCGVPFCHWACPVDNHCPEWQDLVYNGEWKKALDLLLSTNPFPEFTGRICPALCEGSCTLGKNDKPVTTKNIELALIEKGWKNGWVKPKTPKKRFDKKIAVIGSGPSGLAAAQTLNRFGYNVTVYEKNERAGGLLALGIPDFKLDKKIIDRRVKLMEEEGVKFIYNTEAGKDISNKELEKEFDIILMSCGSKQARDLNIRGREAKGVYLAMDFLTQQNRKVNNIPLYNEEIDVKDKNVLVIGGGDTGSDCVGTSVRQGAASVKQIEILNKPSETRTSKNPWPQFPMYLKTSTSHKEATEVYGNDPREWNITTKEFVKDENGNLCGVKIAKVESFVNEDGRLGFREVEGSEEIMKVDFVFLAIGFLHPYFEGLLENSKVELDGRGNVSANVIDFKTSAPKYFAAGDVRRGQSLVVWAISEGRNAAKAIHEYLRKNKN; encoded by the coding sequence ATGGGAAAACTAGGTGGATTTTTAGAAATACATAGAGAAGAGAAAAAAATTAGGGAAATTTCTGACAGAATTAAAGATTTTAATGAAATTGACATCCCTTTAAATGATGAATACATAGAAACACAGGCGGCTAGATGTATGGACTGCGGAGTTCCTTTTTGCCATTGGGCCTGTCCAGTTGACAACCACTGTCCTGAATGGCAGGATTTAGTCTATAATGGAGAATGGAAAAAGGCTTTGGACTTACTTTTGTCAACAAATCCATTTCCTGAATTTACTGGGCGGATTTGTCCAGCACTTTGTGAAGGAAGCTGTACTTTAGGAAAAAATGACAAGCCTGTAACTACTAAAAATATTGAACTTGCCCTTATTGAAAAAGGTTGGAAAAACGGATGGGTAAAACCAAAAACTCCTAAAAAAAGATTTGACAAAAAAATTGCAGTAATTGGAAGCGGACCATCTGGACTGGCTGCCGCTCAAACTTTAAACAGATTTGGCTACAATGTGACAGTCTATGAAAAAAATGAGAGAGCTGGTGGATTACTTGCACTTGGAATTCCTGATTTTAAGCTTGATAAGAAAATAATTGACAGAAGAGTAAAACTTATGGAAGAAGAAGGTGTTAAATTTATTTACAACACTGAAGCTGGAAAAGATATTTCCAACAAAGAACTGGAAAAAGAGTTTGACATAATTCTTATGTCTTGCGGATCAAAACAAGCTAGAGATTTAAATATTAGAGGAAGAGAAGCAAAAGGCGTTTATCTTGCAATGGACTTTTTGACTCAGCAAAACAGAAAAGTAAATAATATTCCTTTGTATAACGAAGAAATTGATGTAAAAGATAAAAATGTGCTTGTAATTGGTGGTGGAGATACTGGTTCTGACTGTGTTGGAACTTCTGTAAGACAAGGTGCTGCCAGTGTAAAACAAATTGAAATTTTAAATAAGCCATCTGAAACTCGTACATCAAAAAATCCTTGGCCACAATTCCCAATGTATCTAAAAACTTCGACTTCTCACAAGGAAGCGACAGAAGTTTACGGAAATGACCCAAGGGAATGGAATATTACAACAAAAGAATTTGTAAAAGATGAAAACGGCAATCTTTGTGGAGTAAAAATTGCAAAAGTTGAAAGTTTTGTAAATGAAGATGGAAGACTTGGATTTAGGGAAGTTGAAGGCTCTGAAGAAATAATGAAAGTTGACTTTGTCTTTTTAGCAATCGGATTTTTACATCCATATTTTGAAGGACTTTTAGAAAACTCAAAAGTTGAATTGGACGGGCGTGGAAATGTTAGTGCAAATGTCATCGACTTTAAAACTTCTGCTCCAAAATATTTTGCCGCAGGAGATGTAAGACGAGGGCAATCACTTGTTGTTTGGGCAATTAGTGAAGGTAGAAATGCTGCGAAGGCTATTCATGAATATTTGAGAAAAAATAAAAACTAA
- a CDS encoding gamma-glutamyl-gamma-aminobutyrate hydrolase family protein, which translates to MKKPIIGISSNILGLEKGLFAGYKRSYVDVSYINAVINAGGVPHILPLNEHEDIIEEFVKSVDGIILTGGNDVFPLLYGEEPKEKLGEIFPERDKFDSLLIRYAITYEKPIFGICRGMQIINVECGGSLYQDLSYDENVKIKHFQKARAHTPTHSISVATNCFLSDIYPEGIGFINSYHHQTINQLAPGFSTIAKSTDGVIEAIENISNKTFIIGVQWHPEMMAINDELAQKLFKKFINEVSLRKKD; encoded by the coding sequence ATGAAAAAACCTATTATTGGAATCTCAAGTAATATACTTGGACTGGAAAAAGGGCTATTTGCTGGATATAAACGATCTTATGTGGATGTTTCCTATATTAATGCCGTCATAAATGCTGGTGGAGTGCCACATATTCTACCTTTGAATGAGCACGAAGACATCATTGAGGAATTTGTAAAAAGTGTGGATGGAATAATTTTAACTGGGGGAAATGATGTTTTTCCGCTTCTTTACGGGGAAGAGCCAAAAGAGAAACTAGGAGAAATTTTTCCAGAACGTGATAAATTTGACTCACTTCTTATCCGTTATGCAATTACCTATGAAAAGCCAATCTTCGGAATTTGCCGTGGAATGCAGATAATTAATGTTGAATGTGGCGGATCACTTTACCAAGATCTTTCTTATGATGAAAATGTTAAAATAAAGCATTTTCAAAAGGCTAGAGCCCATACTCCAACTCATTCTATTTCTGTAGCAACCAACTGCTTTTTAAGCGACATTTATCCTGAAGGGATTGGATTTATAAACAGTTACCATCACCAAACGATAAACCAGCTAGCACCAGGATTTTCTACAATTGCAAAAAGTACAGATGGAGTAATTGAAGCAATTGAAAATATTTCAAATAAAACTTTTATCATTGGAGTCCAATGGCATCCAGAAATGATGGCAATTAATGATGAACTTGCACAAAAATTATTTAAAAAATTCATAAATGAAGTAAGTTTAAGAAAAAAAGATTAA
- a CDS encoding nucleotidyltransferase domain-containing protein: MVEQLFKELSLLEEVEAIALGGSRAGANYDEKSDYDVYLYVTSPVSEEKRKNILQKFCSYMEIGNSFWEYEDNCVLNNGIEIDILYRDMEDFMKGIQRVVVECQPSNSYTTCMWHNLITCKILYDKNGKLEKYKNKYSIPYPKQLRENIIKRQLELIDSSMPAYPKQIKKAILRKDFVSINHRITEFLASYFDLLFAINEITHPGEKRLVQLCKKQCKILPKNFEENLNLLFSYMYLEEKNIFFMETLEQIVDNIKKII; this comes from the coding sequence ATGGTAGAACAATTATTTAAGGAATTATCTTTATTAGAAGAAGTTGAGGCAATCGCATTGGGAGGTTCACGAGCGGGAGCAAATTATGATGAAAAGTCAGACTATGATGTATACCTTTATGTAACTTCACCAGTTAGTGAAGAAAAAAGAAAAAATATTCTACAAAAATTCTGCAGCTATATGGAAATTGGAAATAGCTTTTGGGAATATGAAGACAACTGTGTTTTAAACAATGGAATTGAAATTGACATTTTATATCGGGATATGGAAGACTTTATGAAAGGTATTCAAAGGGTAGTCGTTGAATGTCAGCCGAGCAATTCCTACACAACTTGCATGTGGCATAATTTAATTACATGCAAAATTTTATACGACAAAAATGGAAAACTTGAAAAATATAAAAATAAATATTCAATACCTTATCCAAAACAGCTAAGAGAAAATATCATAAAAAGACAACTGGAATTAATTGATTCTTCAATGCCAGCATACCCAAAACAAATAAAAAAAGCAATTTTAAGAAAAGACTTTGTAAGCATAAATCATAGAATAACAGAATTTTTAGCCTCTTATTTCGACTTATTATTCGCAATAAATGAAATAACACATCCAGGTGAAAAACGATTAGTTCAGCTTTGTAAAAAACAATGTAAAATTTTACCTAAAAATTTTGAAGAAAACTTAAATTTATTATTTTCATATATGTATTTGGAAGAAAAAAATATTTTTTTTATGGAAACTCTTGAACAAATTGTTGATAATATAAAAAAAATCATATAA